One genomic region from Balaenoptera musculus isolate JJ_BM4_2016_0621 chromosome X, mBalMus1.pri.v3, whole genome shotgun sequence encodes:
- the KCNE5 gene encoding potassium voltage-gated channel subfamily E regulatory beta subunit 5, which translates to MNCSESQRLRTLLSRLLLELHHRGNASGLGAGPGPSMGMGVVPDPFVGREVTSAKGNDAYLYILLIMIFYACLAGGLILAYTRSRKLVEAKDEPSQACAQHEWLPGGAPAAADAETAAGSPAEDRRQLAPAGLPAPALARGAEGV; encoded by the coding sequence ATGAACTGCAGCGAGAGCCAGCGGCTGCGGACCCTGCTGAGCCGCCTGCTGCTGGAGCTGCACCACCGGGGCAACGCCAGCGGCCTGGGCGCCGGCCCCGGCCCGAGCATGGGCATGGGGGTCGTGCCCGACCCCTTCGTGGGCCGCGAGGTGACCAGCGCCAAGGGCAACGACGCCTATCTCTACATCCTGCTCATCATGATCTTCTACGCCTGCCTGGCCGGAGGCCTCATCCTGGCCTACACCCGCTCCCGCAAGCTCGTCGAGGCCAAGGACGAGCCGTCCCAGGCTTGCGCCCAGCACGAGTGGCTCCCGGGCGGTGCCCCGGCCGCCGCAGACGCTGAGACAGCCGCCGGATCGCCCGCCGAGGACCGCCGCCAGCTCGCCCCCGCCGGGCTGCCCGCCCCGGCCCTCGCCCGGGGCGCCGAGGGGGTCTAG